From the Treponema sp. J25 genome, one window contains:
- a CDS encoding methylenetetrahydrofolate reductase: protein MRISLEIVPRNEDELVREAKLCEKWKSITHINIPDLLRFPLRSWEGAALLHQENVPLPVIPHIRAIDFDMRRDFPLKEFFMQHDIQTVLVIAGDPPQDMGRRVYPTKTTELIRKLKNELPSLTVYAAFDPYRANIRYELDYLLAKEDAGADGFMSQPFFDERLLEIYAEYLENKRVFWGISPVLSERSKTYWEIRNRAIFPKNFEPTLEWNVRFGKKVIAFCKTHGFDLYVMPIKVDLTSYLEALLG, encoded by the coding sequence ATGCGAATTTCCCTCGAAATAGTTCCCCGAAATGAAGACGAGCTTGTTAGAGAAGCCAAACTTTGTGAAAAATGGAAAAGCATAACCCATATCAATATTCCTGATCTGCTGCGTTTTCCCCTCCGTTCCTGGGAAGGGGCCGCTCTTTTACATCAAGAGAACGTACCTTTGCCGGTGATTCCTCATATACGGGCCATAGATTTTGATATGCGACGGGATTTTCCGCTCAAAGAGTTTTTCATGCAGCATGACATCCAAACCGTTTTGGTTATTGCGGGGGATCCTCCTCAGGATATGGGTCGTCGGGTTTATCCGACGAAAACCACCGAATTGATTAGAAAACTGAAAAACGAATTGCCTTCTTTAACGGTGTATGCGGCCTTTGACCCCTATCGGGCCAACATCCGCTATGAGCTCGATTATCTTCTTGCAAAGGAAGATGCGGGGGCCGATGGATTTATGAGTCAGCCCTTTTTTGATGAGCGATTGCTGGAAATATACGCGGAATACCTGGAAAACAAACGGGTTTTCTGGGGTATTTCGCCGGTTCTTTCAGAACGAAGTAAAACCTACTGGGAAATACGAAATCGGGCCATTTTCCCTAAAAATTTCGAGCCTACCCTCGAGTGGAATGTACGATTTGGCAAAAAGGTGATTGCTTTCTGTAAAACCCATGGCTTTGATTTGTACGTGATGCCCATTAAAGTGGACCTTACCTCTTATTTAGAGGCTTTGTTGGGGTGA
- a CDS encoding acyl-ACP thioesterase domain-containing protein, giving the protein MEATYSEKFTVCTWDVDYKNRLTMAAVFNYFQEVAGEHATRLGVGKDLLQQKNLAWVLSRMSVILFRRPSWREKIIVETWPRGTNKLFAVRDYAITDEMGAPVAQARSGWLLIDVEKMRPLRPQVVTEGLPTNQEKPALEDGLPTLGDGKALELVETRRALYSDIDYNGHVNNARYIQWIQDIFSLDRWQDVERLRFDINYISEVKPGERIALYRKDTQENGNEEVPASTRDISCPWPVGRITFIEGRHEDTQQPAFRAELRFGL; this is encoded by the coding sequence ATGGAAGCCACATATTCAGAAAAATTTACCGTATGTACCTGGGATGTGGATTATAAAAATCGTCTTACCATGGCGGCGGTTTTTAATTATTTTCAAGAAGTAGCGGGGGAGCATGCTACCCGTTTGGGGGTAGGCAAGGATCTGTTACAGCAGAAAAATCTTGCCTGGGTGCTTTCCCGGATGTCGGTGATTCTGTTTCGTCGCCCCTCCTGGCGGGAAAAAATTATAGTAGAAACCTGGCCGCGGGGAACGAATAAGCTTTTTGCGGTCCGGGATTATGCCATTACCGATGAAATGGGTGCTCCCGTTGCCCAGGCCCGCAGCGGGTGGCTTTTGATCGATGTGGAAAAGATGCGGCCCCTGCGGCCGCAGGTAGTCACGGAAGGGCTTCCGACAAACCAGGAAAAACCTGCCTTGGAAGACGGCCTTCCCACCTTAGGCGATGGGAAAGCGCTAGAGTTAGTGGAAACACGACGGGCCCTGTATTCGGACATCGATTATAATGGCCACGTGAATAATGCCCGCTATATTCAATGGATCCAGGATATTTTTTCCCTTGATCGCTGGCAGGATGTGGAACGGCTTCGGTTTGATATCAATTATATTTCTGAGGTAAAGCCGGGAGAGCGTATTGCCCTCTATCGAAAGGATACTCAAGAAAATGGTAACGAAGAGGTCCCCGCTTCTACAAGGGATATCTCCTGCCCCTGGCCGGTAGGGAGAATCACCTTTATAGAAGGACGGCATGAGGATACGCAGCAACCTGCTTTTCGGGCGGAGCTTCGTTTTGGATTATAG